One Chloroherpetonaceae bacterium DNA segment encodes these proteins:
- a CDS encoding TspO/MBR family protein — protein MLKKESSLMIMATFLKSLKWYHGIIFYIAINLLSGGRLATREYLDTVGRPPFMPPDWAFAPVWITLQIFMIIAGFKLIQVLTEETRGESLLISYSLLWAFFSMFSWFYFGLHSPILGFLTTFGMFLNNVFNLSSGFQLKNKAFAWLLTPLMVWLTIASAIAGWQMLYTPDELFGTSAFLN, from the coding sequence ATGTTAAAAAAGGAAAGTTCACTTATGATTATGGCAACATTTTTGAAATCCCTCAAATGGTATCACGGTATTATTTTTTATATCGCGATTAACCTTCTATCCGGCGGAAGATTAGCAACTCGAGAATATCTTGATACGGTGGGAAGACCCCCTTTTATGCCACCGGATTGGGCTTTTGCTCCGGTATGGATTACCCTTCAAATCTTCATGATTATTGCCGGATTTAAACTTATCCAAGTCCTAACTGAGGAAACTCGCGGAGAATCTCTTTTAATCAGTTACTCTCTTCTTTGGGCATTTTTTTCAATGTTCAGTTGGTTTTATTTTGGGCTTCACAGTCCTATCCTTGGGTTTCTGACAACATTCGGAATGTTTTTGAATAATGTCTTTAATTTATCCTCCGGCTTTCAATTAAAGAATAAAGCATTTGCTTGGCTTCTTACACCGCTGATGGTTTGGCTCACAATCGCTTCCGCCATCGCGGGATGGCAGATGCTTTACACGCCTGATGAGCTTTTTGGAACCTCAGCTTTTTTGAATTAA
- a CDS encoding DUF1304 domain-containing protein, whose protein sequence is MVAVAFILIVLVALLHAYFLVLEMFLWETVGKRTFKGSMPDEMFASTKTLAANQGLYNGFLSLGLFWSLWISDPIWKWNVALFFLGCVTLAGIYGAYSVSRKIFFVQALPAILGILAILLASR, encoded by the coding sequence ATGGTTGCGGTTGCATTTATTCTTATCGTTCTTGTTGCCTTGCTTCACGCCTATTTTTTGGTTCTTGAAATGTTTCTTTGGGAGACCGTAGGAAAACGAACATTCAAAGGGTCAATGCCCGATGAAATGTTTGCATCAACGAAAACACTGGCTGCAAATCAGGGATTGTATAACGGGTTTCTCTCACTTGGACTATTTTGGAGTCTCTGGATTTCAGATCCGATTTGGAAGTGGAATGTTGCACTATTTTTTTTAGGGTGCGTAACCTTAGCGGGAATCTATGGGGCGTATTCGGTATCTCGTAAAATATTCTTCGTTCAAGCACTCCCGGCAATCCTCGGAATTCTTGCAATCCTTTTGGCATCTCGTTAA